One window from the genome of Lentibacillus daqui encodes:
- a CDS encoding sugar-binding transcriptional regulator — protein MRALIDLQKKLFPDLLQIMQQRYTVLKSVSMFQPIGRRGLAEQAGMTERSVRGEVDLLQTQGLLDVTSKGMLITDEGKVVVKQMAAFMKEVMGITVLEEQLQDILHVERAIVVPGNSDDEDWVKLEMGKACVSFLKTIVADNPTLAVTGGTTMAAVAHAMYPIGDAVPCLFVPARGGIGEKMENQANTIVAEMAQKAKGAYRLLYVPDPLSESSYQSMIQEPSIQEVLQLIRNADIVLHGIGDALTMAKRRKTTDQVIRQLIDHKAVGEAFGYYFNNQGDVVHKVRTIGMQMEDLTKANYVITVAGGASKAQAITSYFKWGKSNLFITDEAAAKRILRE, from the coding sequence ATGCGAGCTTTAATTGATTTACAAAAAAAATTATTCCCAGATTTGCTGCAAATCATGCAACAACGCTATACCGTATTGAAAAGTGTCAGCATGTTTCAGCCGATTGGCAGGCGAGGTCTTGCGGAACAGGCGGGTATGACTGAACGCTCGGTTCGTGGTGAGGTAGATCTACTGCAGACCCAAGGGTTGTTGGATGTAACCTCAAAAGGAATGCTTATTACGGATGAGGGGAAAGTAGTAGTAAAGCAAATGGCTGCTTTTATGAAAGAAGTCATGGGAATAACAGTTTTGGAAGAACAACTGCAGGATATATTACATGTAGAAAGAGCGATTGTTGTTCCTGGTAATAGCGATGATGAGGATTGGGTAAAACTAGAAATGGGCAAGGCGTGTGTATCGTTTCTCAAAACGATTGTGGCGGACAATCCGACGCTTGCTGTAACCGGTGGGACAACGATGGCTGCTGTGGCACATGCGATGTATCCTATCGGCGATGCTGTGCCATGCCTGTTTGTGCCAGCAAGGGGCGGCATTGGTGAAAAAATGGAGAATCAAGCGAACACAATTGTTGCTGAAATGGCACAAAAGGCAAAGGGGGCATATCGTTTGTTGTATGTTCCCGACCCATTAAGCGAATCATCATATCAATCAATGATTCAGGAACCATCCATACAGGAAGTTTTACAACTGATCCGTAATGCTGACATTGTCTTGCATGGGATTGGTGATGCGCTAACGATGGCCAAACGGCGGAAAACAACTGATCAGGTTATCCGGCAGCTAATCGATCATAAAGCAGTTGGTGAGGCATTTGGTTATTATTTCAATAATCAAGGTGACGTCGTTCACAAGGTACGTACAATCGGCATGCAGATGGAAGATCTGACAAAAGCAAACTATGTCATTACAGTTGCTGGTGGCGCCTCAAAGGCACAAGCTATTACATCTTATTTTAAATGGGGTAAAAGTAATTTGTTTATCACCGATGAAGCCGCGGCAAAAAGGATTTTAAGGGAATAA